Sequence from the Sulfuracidifex tepidarius genome:
TAGATGAACCAGACCTGCCTACGTTTAGATACGGAAAGAAGGTAGCAATACCAGGTTCATCCTTGAAGGGAATTTTTAGATCCAGTCTCAATAAGATTTACGGAAGGGACTTCGAGGAGCTTTTTGGCTCTACTGGGAACGAGAATAACTTCGCCTCTCCTTTATTATTCACCGATTTTGTGTCGAAAGAGGATGTTCCGGTACACGAAAGAACTCACATAAAGATTGATTTAAGTACGGGTGGCGTATCTAACTTGTTCACGGTAGAGTACGTCCCTCCTGGTATTACTTTCACAGGAGAAATAATATCAAGGAATTTACCTCTATTATATCTCCTAAGCAAACTTAACGATGTGATATCTCTATTAAACGATAGAGTCGTCAGAGTTGGAGGGTTCAAGAGTAGAGGTTACGGAGAAGTATCATTCAGTATTAAGTCAATATATCATTATCAAGTCTCTCCTGAAATTGAGTTCTATTCCCCCTTCAGTAAATCCAAATGCAAGTACATTATAAGGGATAAAGTGTTAGAGATAACTGAAAACATAGGAGGAAATGAAAAGCAACAGAAAGTTAATCTGAAATCATTGAGAAAGAAAGGGATTTTAAATATAGCTGAAATTTCAGAAGAAGCCATAAAATTGTTAGGGTGATCAAGCTAATGACAAACAGACCATTGTCAAACAGATTTCCGAGTTCAAACTATGATTTCGTAGGAAAATACAGTGATGTTATACTCCCCAGCGAGCATACGTCTAGAGGTACTTTTTTTAACGCTGGGAAAGGTAGAAGTCTCTTTAAAGTTGAGTTATCACTGCAAGTGGTCAAGAATACATGCACTTGCTCAGGCGAGGTCGGTTTTATCAGGTCTTGCTATAACCAAGAGAATCTGACTGTCCTTTCGTACAAGTCAGGGAATAAACTAGCATTAAGTGGCTCATCCCTAAAGGGAGCTATTAGAGCTCACTTCTTAGCAGTTTATGGATATCCCATGCTAACTGCGGACTTATTTGGATTTTCGCATGGAGAAAGCGCGGAGAGCAGAGTACTCTTTAGTGACGCTATAGCTGGAGATGCTAGACCTGAGTATGTATCTATAGGTAGAGAATGGAAACCACATAAATATTGTAAGAGTGGTGGAATAAAGTTCTACATACCCGAGTATAGAAAAGATATAAATATTGAAGATTTACTTAGAAGAGGCTATACTTGCCTAGAAACTATTCCCGCTGGAACTAAATTAGAGGGAAGATTAATTATGACTAATTCCACTATAGAAGAACTGACGAAAGTCTTAGCAGTGATGTCTCCTGATCAAGGAGGCAAGTACGAGAACTGCGGTTTCCGCATAGGGAGAGCTAAGCCATTTGGAATAGGTAGAGTGAAGCTCCTAAATTTCAAGGTAGAGGAGAAGTCAAGCCTGACATCAGGTTGGAGGGAAATAGACGTGAAGGATCGCGTAGCAAGGGAGTTTTCAGAAAGGGTAGTAAATACTAGAACAAAGGGATGTAAGATTTCAAGTAATAAATTCAGAATATACTGTGAGTGATCGTTATGAGTAGAAATAACAATTTTTCGCATAGAGGGAGAAACAATAGTGAAAGTAGACCTCAAAGACGCCCTGATGCGATGTTTAACAATAGCAGTGATGAAAATTTAAGAGATAAGCTATGCAAAATATTCGGAGAAAATGCTGAAATATTTGAACAGGAAATAGAAGATATAGGAAAATTAAAAAGAGAAACTAGACAATATATTTCTAGTATGAATGACGTGGATAAATTCTTAAGGAAAATTATACGAAGTTATTTAATAATATTAAATAAGGAGTCTGGTGTAAGTCAAGAGAACTTTAATATAATTTTCCTGAAAGCTCTCAAAGACATACGATATTTTGAAAGAAATCGAAATATTAACATAAGAGATGTGAACACTAATGCACAGAACGTAATGAGAATTCTGAGAGAATGGAAGAGGGATAAATTGATAAAGATATTAGAAATATTAGAGATAACGAATAATCAGAGGCAGTAATTATAATAATTTTAGTTGTATGAAATAAAACTAAATATTAAAATATCTTGGTGAAATCACAGCGTTTCAAGAATGAGTTTTATTTGTTATTTATCACCATATAAAATTTTTTTATTTGTTATCTTTTTTATCTATTTGTGTGAACGTATTTTGATCCTTAGGCTTGTAGGGGAGATCCTGCGGGATGACTTCTACCTCTCCGAAACCTATGGATCTGCTCTTCCCCACCCCTACGTAGTTAGCGTATTGAAGGAGAACATCTATACCTCTCCTCAAGTTAGATCCTTTCTTAGCCTTGAGCTCAAACGTAGTCCATCCCAAGAAGCCCCTTATGGTGTTAGATCCGTACTCAGCTGATACAGCAGATATCTCGTAATTCACTTCCCTCAAGGAATATAGAACTCTGAGGTAAGACCCAACCTTTATGTGAGACATGTACTTATTCCAGTGTGACCATAATGACTTTACGAGAAAGGGAGAGTAAGGGAAGAGAATGAAGCGATTAGTTTTTGTTCTTCTAGGCCTAGGAGGTTGTATCAGGGTTGGAGTCTTGAACCTAACGTGAAAGAACCTCTTTTCGGAAGGTTCTATGTTGGGCGTTGCTTCTACCTTAGAGAGTTCCATTTGAAACTCAGCTCCCCATAACTCCTTCTTTAAAGAGGGGTTTTGAAGAATCGAGAAGTCCTCCCTAAGGGTGGTGAAACTGAAGTTGTAAGTCTCCTCCTTTTTCAGGATTCCTTTAAACACGGGGTTACCGGATTTTTTAAGAACAGTGACCCGAAAAGGTTTCAGCGGTTCGGTGCTCTCTATCATCTCCTTGTATAGAGGAGAGACTGAAGTAAGGAGCGTCCTTGAGACCTTTGACGAGAAAGGAGGTATAACCACGTCGTGGTTTACCCTCACGTTAAACAAATACTTGTAAATCACCCTTGTAACTTTTAATTCTCTAAAAAAAGGTTTTCGAGTAAACACGTTCACTTTAATGTATTCCTACCAAGTTCCTTTCGTTTGCGTCCCATGTTTTTACCAAACTTTTTTTACAAGTTTATCACATAGTGAAATTCCAAGCTTCGTCTTAATTTGGTAACTGTTTTATTACGTAAAATCTAGGAGAACTAAAAATAGAGAATAGTTAAGAAACATGAGGGTTAGGAAAAATTGGCTACAGTATTTTTTAGTACAGTAAACATGTATAGATTATATGAAATGTTTATTATACATTGCAGGAGATGTAAATAATTATAATCCTGTAAGATATATCATAAACGGGAGAGAGGAATTTACTTTCATTGCCGCACATGCCCTCTCTCAGGTGCTTAATCCGGATAGAGTTGTCGCCCTTTTGCCTGACAGCTTAATAGTTGAAGAAGGAAATAGTGTGAATGTTGATAACCTGGTAAAAGCTTATAGAGACTTATTGAGAAAAAGGGCCTCAAAATTACAGAGCCAATTAAGTGAAGACAAACAGAAAGGACTGGAAGAATTCATACAAAAGATGGAAGTTAGATATATCCCTAACATAGGCGTTGGTTCTGCTACGTTAAGCCGTAACGGTGAGGTAGTGGTTAATGAAGACGGCAAAAACGGCGGTGGAGTCGTTAAAAAACCCTATAAGAGGGAGGGTAATCCAACCTTCGTGTTTAACGTTATATACTCAGTTTTCAAAGAATTGGAGTCTGACGATTGCGACGAGTTCCTCGTCGACCTAACTCACGGCACAAACGTCTTAGTGTCCATCACTTTAAGCGTAGGTTCTCTCTTTAACTCCAGCTTCTTCTCTGCTCCAGTCATAGGGAACCCTGGTACACAGGAAGTGAGAGTGTTAGACCTCACCGAAGTGGTGAAGGCTACTAAGGACTCCCTCATGATATCTTCCTCCATAGAGAAATTAGATGAAAGGTACTTCAAAGACTATAGTTCCAGCCTGAGAGGATTGAACCCCAACACGTTCAATGGGGATGAAGTCTATGTTATAAAGAATATAAAGGGAGCAGATCCTGGGAAGGTGATTAACCTTCTTCGCGACATAAGGAACGGATTTTCGGTCAACGCCATGCGTGACATTGAGGATGTAAACGAAAACATTGAAAGTATAAAACAAGACGTCGATAAGTTGAGGTCTTTCTTCAGCGAATGGTACAAACACCAGACGCTTGACGTCAGAGAGATAGTCCTATCGAACTTCTACTCCACGTTCAAAGTGGAGAGAATAACATCAAACATGGAAGACGACATCACTTCACTTATGAAATTGCTGAAACTTTACATAGACGCATCGATGTACGATAAGGCATTCTCCCTAGCTAGAGAACTACCGGTAGCCTTCTGCATGAAATTGAGAGGAGGCGGAACATTTGACGCTGAAGATAACAAATATGAGAAATGCGATAATTTGGTGACGTCTTACTTCAACTCGTATCACAGCGAAGTCCTGAAATACAGGAACGTGTTGATGCACGGTGGATTATCTATAGATTTAAAGGTAAATGTAAGCCCAGATGGTAAATTGTCCATAAGTAAAGAAAACCAGATCAGGTTAGGAAGACTGGAGGAAGAGAGTAAAAAATTGGAGAATTATGAAGAGGAAATAATGAATGAAATAAAAAATGTAGGAGAAAGTGGAAATGAAAGTAAAAATAAGTGAAGCCACTGGATGAATTCTAGGAAGCAGGAGATTCGATGTTACAGTTAAGATCCTTCAGTCTCTATACGTTATTTTCGATGCTCTTTCTGAGGACATCTTGAGGAACTTGTAGGCCTATTCATCCTTTAATTCAAAGTATAACGATAACTGAGTGATCAGCTCATTTATGTTAGGCCTTTCGGTGAAGTCGACGTCGTAACGTTTCCCTACGATATTGTTGCAGTTTCCCTCGTCATGACGTTTATACATTTCTTGGGACTGAGGGCATCATTGAGGGAAGTGAACATGAACGTCAACACGCCGGGTCAAGAGAAGACTTACTCCTGTATTTCGGTCCCTTTATACTTAGTTGGCTCTCTTGACTAGTGAGAGGAGAACTTATACTTGGCTAGATCTTAAAGGACGAGATTTACTTTAGATCTACGCGCAGTTTGACACCTTAAACCAGGGCACTAGGAGGAACTTGTCCTTTAAAGTCTGATGAAGTATAAATTGAGCGATAAACGGGAACGTTAGATCCTTCAAATTGAGGCGTCCTTTTGTCGTAGAGCCCCTTGTCGTTTCTGATTTATAATAGAAAAAGAAGAAAAGAGAAAAGAAGAAAAAGGATTTTACAACACTTTTACATTACATTAACAGATAAATTAAGAATAATGTGATCAAAAAAGTTGGAAGACGTGGAGAATGCTTACTGCATGACTATCATTGCGTTAGCTGGGACAAAGACATACAGTTCGTATAAAGGGGAACTAGTGATAGGTATTTGGGTTCCTACAGGGTAGTAGGTGGAAGTTTGAAATGGATAACTCTCATTGTAGGTCATGCCAACTCCTTTGGATCCCACTGAAAGATACCAAGTGCCATACAAGTTAACGATAGAAATTCTGTAGAACACTACACTAAGATAACCATCGTTTATTGAGTCGTTTATCTCAGTATATCTATACATTTTGGCGAAAGTTACGTGGGAATACTGCTCCCCTTTTAATTGATTAGAGCTCGAATTAACTACAGGGTAGAAGCTCTCCCAGAACAACTGAGTCCCATTATTTTCACCCTCTCCGTAGAAATATTCATAGTAATAATGTCCATAATTGTTCCCATATCCGTCACCGCTGTAGAACAGTATTCCGAAGGGTGAAGGTGCAGGATCTCCATTCTCGAAGAAGTACATTCCTATGCATAGAGTCAGGTTGTTTTTAGGGAACGTGTAAATCAGAGTTACGTTGGACAATCCTAAATAGTTCGTACCGTCAGCTTGTTGTGTCACAACCTCCGCGCCTGAAACATCGTGAAACGGTAACGAAGACGCTTCGTCTATTATGTTGTAGACTTCCTGGGTGTCAGAAAAGTTCTTGAGGCTGATCGCATGAGTTATCCCTATCCCTCCGTTCAGACTTGCATCACTGGGATCTTGAAGAGGATAGTCGCTGACGTTATACTCTTCTCCGTCGTTTGTGACTGCTATGAACCATCCGTTGTAGTTATTCACTAGAGAAGATACGGGGAGAGGTTTTGAGGAGATTTCCACGTTCACGCTTTTCACCTCACCGTCAGGGAAAATAAGGTACTTAACGTATAGCGGTTCACCGGAGGAGGACATCAGCAGGGGTTCGCCCTGAGAGTATACCTCAACTAAAGGGCTAAACTCGAGCGTTTTAGAGACGGAACTCTGTTGCCCTGCGAAAACGCTTGATTGCTCCCTCTCCAACGTCATCAATAGGCTGAGGCTACCCACTAAAATGGTAATTAAAATTAGACCACCTAAGATCCCGGATATTGCCCTCTGTTTCATGGAAAAAGAGTAGCAAAAAGGAACGGGAGAGTGGAATGAAAGTTTTTTCATGGGGCTTGTCAATGCCATAGAGTATCTTGAACTAATTACCAAAACCGAGGTTAAGGA
This genomic interval carries:
- the cas6 gene encoding CRISPR-associated endoribonuclease Cas6 — its product is MIYKYLFNVRVNHDVVIPPFSSKVSRTLLTSVSPLYKEMIESTEPLKPFRVTVLKKSGNPVFKGILKKEETYNFSFTTLREDFSILQNPSLKKELWGAEFQMELSKVEATPNIEPSEKRFFHVRFKTPTLIQPPRPRRTKTNRFILFPYSPFLVKSLWSHWNKYMSHIKVGSYLRVLYSLREVNYEISAVSAEYGSNTIRGFLGWTTFELKAKKGSNLRRGIDVLLQYANYVGVGKSRSIGFGEVEVIPQDLPYKPKDQNTFTQIDKKDNK
- a CDS encoding RAMP superfamily CRISPR-associated protein, whose product is MTNRPLSNRFPSSNYDFVGKYSDVILPSEHTSRGTFFNAGKGRSLFKVELSLQVVKNTCTCSGEVGFIRSCYNQENLTVLSYKSGNKLALSGSSLKGAIRAHFLAVYGYPMLTADLFGFSHGESAESRVLFSDAIAGDARPEYVSIGREWKPHKYCKSGGIKFYIPEYRKDINIEDLLRRGYTCLETIPAGTKLEGRLIMTNSTIEELTKVLAVMSPDQGGKYENCGFRIGRAKPFGIGRVKLLNFKVEEKSSLTSGWREIDVKDRVAREFSERVVNTRTKGCKISSNKFRIYCE
- a CDS encoding TM1812 family CRISPR-associated protein: MKCLLYIAGDVNNYNPVRYIINGREEFTFIAAHALSQVLNPDRVVALLPDSLIVEEGNSVNVDNLVKAYRDLLRKRASKLQSQLSEDKQKGLEEFIQKMEVRYIPNIGVGSATLSRNGEVVVNEDGKNGGGVVKKPYKREGNPTFVFNVIYSVFKELESDDCDEFLVDLTHGTNVLVSITLSVGSLFNSSFFSAPVIGNPGTQEVRVLDLTEVVKATKDSLMISSSIEKLDERYFKDYSSSLRGLNPNTFNGDEVYVIKNIKGADPGKVINLLRDIRNGFSVNAMRDIEDVNENIESIKQDVDKLRSFFSEWYKHQTLDVREIVLSNFYSTFKVERITSNMEDDITSLMKLLKLYIDASMYDKAFSLARELPVAFCMKLRGGGTFDAEDNKYEKCDNLVTSYFNSYHSEVLKYRNVLMHGGLSIDLKVNVSPDGKLSISKENQIRLGRLEEESKKLENYEEEIMNEIKNVGESGNESKNK
- a CDS encoding RAMP superfamily CRISPR-associated protein — translated: MSDQVKFSKMFTNDRIEVEVTNLSPLRVGTGENREIDEPDLPTFRYGKKVAIPGSSLKGIFRSSLNKIYGRDFEELFGSTGNENNFASPLLFTDFVSKEDVPVHERTHIKIDLSTGGVSNLFTVEYVPPGITFTGEIISRNLPLLYLLSKLNDVISLLNDRVVRVGGFKSRGYGEVSFSIKSIYHYQVSPEIEFYSPFSKSKCKYIIRDKVLEITENIGGNEKQQKVNLKSLRKKGILNIAEISEEAIKLLG